In the genome of Mucilaginibacter sp. 14171R-50, the window CCCAGGTCTTGTTCGGCTTATTACCCATAACAAAGGTTAATGTGCCACCCTTCATCAGGTCATCGCGATATAGCCAGCAATTGTTTAACTTTTTACCGTTAAACGTGGCAGATTGAACATAATAATTTTGCTTAGAGTTGTTTTTAGCCACAATAACAAGCTTTTTACCGTTGCCTAATTTAACCGAAGCCTTGCTGAACATAGGGCTGCCTAATTCAACAATCGGTTTGGCATCTGTAAATCCTTTTACATCAAACAAGCCAAGCGCGCTCATTACGTACCAAGAGCCCAGCTGGCCCTGATCTTCATCCTGGCCATATCCATAACCGTGAATAGGCTCTATACCATAAAATTCATCGCAGATGCGCCTTGTCCATTTTTGGGTGAGCCATGGGTTGCCCGAAAAATTAAAAAGCCAGCTGGTATGAAGGTTAGGCTGATTGCCATGATTGTAAATTGCGGTTATACCGGCAAAAGCGTCTATAGTTTTACCACCCCCAAAGGCATCTTTTTCAGATTTCTCGAAGATATTGTTCAGGTTTTTATTAAAGTAGTCTTTACCCAGCGCGTTTATCAACGCGGCAGGGTTTTGCGGCACATAAAAAGTATACTGTACCGCGTTACCTTCCTGGAAACCGCGCCATGGCTCAAGCGGATTAAATTTATCTATAAATGTTCCATCGGCGCGTTTAGGCTGTATCAGCTTATTGGCAGGATTGTAAAGGTGCTTCCATCCGTTTGAGTAATCGATAAACTTTTTATAATCGTCCATCTTACCTAACTTTTTTGCCATCTGCGCTGCGGCAAAAGCGCTAAAGCTATACTCGAGCGTATGCGAAGCCGAAAAATAGGCCCCTGTAGAGTCTGTTTTGTTTTCATCAATAAATGGCGAGTAACCGTGTTCTAAAAACGCTTTGGTATCCATTTTACCGGCGCCAACATCGCGGTTCTTCCAACCCAGTTCATTATTTTTTACTGCCTCATATGCAAAGTTTATATCGTAATCGCGTATGCCGGCCTGATAAGCAGCCGCAATGGCCAACCCTACAAAATTCGTTCCCACGCCTGATTCATATTCACTATTGGCAATGCCATCGCCAAACCAGCCGCGGTCTTGATATAACTGCAGCTGTGTATGCACAAAATCGCTGTAGCTTTCGGGGTAGGATAACGACCATAATTGCGTAAGGTTCCAGAAAGCGCCCCAAATGGCATCGGTATTTATAAAATTGCGTTTCGGTTTACCCTGGGAGTAATCCATTTGGCCAATATGGCCGCCATGTGTAGGGTATGCCCCGTTTACATCGCTGGCAGTGCCCCGGCCCAATAAGGCGTGGAACAGACCTGTGTAAAACTTCTTTTTATCCGCCTCGTTGTTACCTTCCACATAAAGCTTTCCGAGCTGCTGGCGCCAGGTGGTTTGGGCTGCAAGCTTAGCCTGGTTAAACGAAAGGCCTTTAGCTTCGGCCGCCAGGTTTTCTTTTGCATTGTTTACTGACGTGTAAGAAAGTCCAACTTTCAACTCTATAGCTTCGTTTCTGCTTGTTTTATAATTAAGGAACAGGCCGGCGCCTTTACCCTTAGCCGAAGTAGTATTCTGGTTGATCCCCTTTGCTGTAAACGCCCCTACGCTGCCAGGCTTTTTACTGATCTCGCCGTAAAAAAACATGGCTACCTTACCTTCCGGGTCGTATATCTTCAGGTATTTCGGATAAGTAATAACAAAGCCTTCAAAATGAGTATCATCTACCATGTGTATTTCGGCATCTGTTACCGCACCACTTTCGCCTTGTACGTTACCAATATCCAATATAATATGCGATTGGCTGTTCTCCGGGAAGGTGTATCGGTGAAAGCCTACGCGTTTGGTGGCAGTAAGCTCAGCGGTGATGTTATAATCATCCAGCAAAACCTTGTAATAGCCTGGTTGAGCAACTTCATTTTTGCGGTTAAAGTTCGAGCGATAGCCGCTGCCTGCGGTATCCAACGCGCCCGGCTTTATTTTTAATGGGCCGGTGATTGGCATGAAGCTTACACCCCCAACCTGCCACTCATGAAAATGCACAAAGCCCTCAATGGAGTTTTGGCGGGTATCATAGCCAACCGCCTGCCAACCTGTTGCGTTACCGTAATGCCCGTTTGTTGAGGGCGCCAGCTTAGCCATGCCGCCCGGCACAGCAGCGGGGGTATAAAAAAACCACCGGCTATGAGCCGTCCCAATATTAGGATCCACATATTTT includes:
- a CDS encoding GH92 family glycosyl hydrolase, with protein sequence MRYIRSFAFLLAAFVLPGSLMAQDVLKYVDPNIGTAHSRWFFYTPAAVPGGMAKLAPSTNGHYGNATGWQAVGYDTRQNSIEGFVHFHEWQVGGVSFMPITGPLKIKPGALDTAGSGYRSNFNRKNEVAQPGYYKVLLDDYNITAELTATKRVGFHRYTFPENSQSHIILDIGNVQGESGAVTDAEIHMVDDTHFEGFVITYPKYLKIYDPEGKVAMFFYGEISKKPGSVGAFTAKGINQNTTSAKGKGAGLFLNYKTSRNEAIELKVGLSYTSVNNAKENLAAEAKGLSFNQAKLAAQTTWRQQLGKLYVEGNNEADKKKFYTGLFHALLGRGTASDVNGAYPTHGGHIGQMDYSQGKPKRNFINTDAIWGAFWNLTQLWSLSYPESYSDFVHTQLQLYQDRGWFGDGIANSEYESGVGTNFVGLAIAAAYQAGIRDYDINFAYEAVKNNELGWKNRDVGAGKMDTKAFLEHGYSPFIDENKTDSTGAYFSASHTLEYSFSAFAAAQMAKKLGKMDDYKKFIDYSNGWKHLYNPANKLIQPKRADGTFIDKFNPLEPWRGFQEGNAVQYTFYVPQNPAALINALGKDYFNKNLNNIFEKSEKDAFGGGKTIDAFAGITAIYNHGNQPNLHTSWLFNFSGNPWLTQKWTRRICDEFYGIEPIHGYGYGQDEDQGQLGSWYVMSALGLFDVKGFTDAKPIVELGSPMFSKASVKLGNGKKLVIVAKNNSKQNYYVQSATFNGKKLNNCWLYRDDLMKGGTLTFVMGNKPNKTWGTKVPPPSVQ